In the genome of Stomoxys calcitrans chromosome 4, idStoCalc2.1, whole genome shotgun sequence, the window CGTGCATTGGGACAAAGCttccaaccggcggtatgtaaacgttgtatagctctatttcGGCAATACCGAACCTGACTgctccatgtatgggtcactagcaccatgcgcaggcgagatgggtctatcaTGAAGGCCAATCGCTATCCTTACGTAGCACGTTGTAtctgtagcacattgtatctgtagcacattgtatctcagactcataaaatccacaatctcgtcgatcttgacCAGCCCAAATATTACCAGGCCAGTGCCTGGAGATCAGGGATTCTAAAAagcctataatccttcgtcgtactgttgtgttttttttccgCCTTggggtatgtaggaccatgacTGGCCCTGAAAATCCGTTCTAGTCAGGTAGCGGACTCTTGCAGCAGTGCTGGGATAAAACCGTCAAACCGGTATAAATTGCCGGAAAGTGCGGACTGACCACACTATTTTCTCCTCGTCAACGCTGTCCCTGTTGAGGTCATCCTCCAAATCCGCATATGTAGGTATGGCGATATCTTGATCGCCGGCCTCTTCCTATTCGCCCGGGAAATGCATTTCCACTCTGGGTGTTGTTAAGCATTTTTAAATGCGCTTTGTGGTTGCTATTGTGGTTCTTAAATTTAGGTTATATAATGGTACGCGTCTAACAACCTCAATCGCTCAGCTTCACTCAGAGAGCTAAGGTTCTTTCTGTCGCCCTCGAAAAAGGTTAAAAAAACCGCTGACGAACACGCAAAAATTGAGGGCAGTACAAAACCATATTTAGTGTGGTTCCTGGTTGCAATCGAAACACACACATGAAGTTGGAAACAGTCCCAGCCCAATTGGAATTGAGCAAGAAATACCCTGGTCTACCGTGGAAGGTTAAAGACATTCACTTGGAAGCTATTTATAGCTACAATagctcctaatgctgacgacatttggaggtactgtgccatttgGTATAGCACACTAAAAAAAATGACCAAATGgttgagttaaaataaactactttcgaataaagttgaacttcatatagcgctaaatatatttttattcgtttttagtTAATGTAGATCTAAAATATAATTACATCAAATGAACTTCATTATGGTTCAACGTTAAATAAATGGAACTACAAAATTACTGAGTAAAGCAGTGCATATAATACAATCGTCAAAGATATTTTGAACTGACATCAACACAATTAATGGAATAAAAtacccgaaatatttactgtGTGGTAATgcatctgaacaaaattttggcgaaatctcGGTTTCTATTCCGTTCAGATTTAACCAATGTGcatgaaataatttatttattgtagTTGTCtaatcttttgttttattttattatttttcaaatttacacGTTGCGAATATAAATTTCGTATATACtaactattaaaataaaaacgttcACACATTAAGTTTTCAATGCCTTTGGAAAAATTCCCAAATATGTCGCATAGGAGTAAGCACCATATTTTCACAGAAGTTCCGCTGCGCCATATTCACAATATTTTATAGAttgttaaaaaagaaatttaagtgttgagtatatatatatatatatatatatatatatatatatatatttttttttttttttttctttttttttttttttttcattcttatACTTACCATCCGTCTGTAATTAGTAGTATAAATCATTTGCGTTAAAATATTCCATCACTGCATATGTTGTAGATCTCATTTCCATTTTAAAAGATACTGCAAACAAAGTTTAATAAAATCAGTAAAACAACAGAATAATTTTTGTGTATCAAAATTTCAGGACGATTCATTTCGGTCTATTCGATTCGGAAGCGAACTTAGAACTAATTTTTGTATACCACTGCAGCATATTAAATTTCTCCCTGTAATTAATTCTGAGACAAGAATGGAAAACATTATTTGAACAGAAAGAAGCAATGGGTATCGTGACTCACCAAATTTACcttgaaaatttgatttcatatttttgcattttttaatttttttctttgctccCGTCCACGACATTTCCTGGAAAATGGCTACATCGCACTTAGCTTTTGTGCGTCACGGGAATGGTTTGCATGGTTCTCAGATGTTACCTGTGTGTGTGTCGCTGACGCCTTTTTGTCGGCGGCACATGCGCaagttacgacacccaccttattgtctccaccaaaaccagttacgacacccaccttattgtctccaccaaaaccagttacgacacccaccttattatctccaccaaaaccaccgAGAACGTTAACctattgatttaggtcataattaacgctgaataaccaataaatatatttgtctcatataaccaatatcattgttaacaccaactaattaataagaaattgttttgtaacttttattgtataattccaagaaatctagcttttactttaatcatcatttattatattgtaacttagttttctttaagatttaaaatgaaaataaaaattattctttgttcagacttcaaattgcaaagagttattttttttttttttaaccacggAGGTTCCACCATCCTTATCTGGCGCAGTCGGCAGTTCAGTGGACAATCTCGTTGTCCCTTGGAGGAAACACGAAAACACACATCAAGCCAACAACGAGATAGTGGGTATCAACCCTTTATCCACTGGAACCTAGGAGGACACAACAAATCACAACATGACGAAATCAACAAGGAGAACGAGCATCACTAACTTCCTGATCGGGCTTAtgtaagtgtttgtgtgtgtgtggaaaagaaaataataataaaaaaaaaaaaaaaaaaaaaaaaaaaaaaaaaaaaaaataaataaaaatggaactaagattattttaagtaaattaagaaaaatataatatcaaaaaaaaaaaaaaaaaaaaaaaaaaaaaaaaaatcggaatagTTGTGGAAAACTCTAAAGAAACATCTTTACCTTTTAAACGCAATTTgaaggttaatttttttttctgtaccaACCTTTAGAACAGTGTCGAAGGTatatcgacaaaaaaaaaaaaaaaaaaaaaaaaaaaaaaagaaaaaagaagaatttgtgtGGTCAGACCGAGAAGTGAAAGTCGATCCTTGTCATAGACCTTGAATGATCATCATTGGCTTATTCGACAGGAGTACAGAAGGAATATCTGTATAGTGGCACCCACTACTCAATAGTCCACAAATTTCTTCTATTAGACAGAAGAAGAGATAGACaaaatataagttttttttcccCTCTCTCTCGAATATATATAAGCGAACAAATTGTGAAATCAAGAAATATCGGTACTTATGCCCGACAAAAAGAATCAGAAACAGAAACTTCGATTTATCCCTTATAAATTGAGAAAATTTACTAGCCTAACCTCCATCGCCGGAAGAGACAGTGAATCCCTCGCAGAGGATCCGGACGAAGGTATTGACAAAAGTAACCAGACCCTCACAAATTCTAACAGTACTATTGACGGAGGTGATTTGACCACTTTTGAAGGTAGCTCGTGTTCCATTTTagatcaaatgaatcaatcgacGCAACCAACTCAAGGCCCGGCAACCAATCAGGTCGAGATTTTCAACTCACTGAGAATCCCCGACGCGATTAAGGATTTGCCTAAATTCGACGGAAACCAAAAACTCCTGTACGAATTCCTCAATAACGTTGAGGAGATCCTATTATATATACGTGGCACGGACAACACTCCGTATGGCCAGATTTTACTAAGGGCCATACGAAACAAAATTGAGGGACAGGCCAATGAGGTCCTCAATATGTACGGAACTCCACTCATTTGGGATGACATAAAGAATAACCTCATACTTCACTACTCAGACAAACGGACTGAGACATCCCTAATAAGAGACTTACACAATGTCAGGCAGTAGTTCTGTCAAAACTAAATATAATTTCAAGATTCCTCCTCAGCCCGGAAGAACTCGAAAACATAGaagtcaaattaaaacaaaaaaatattgaagtcagatctatcgaaaatatttatgaaatgctAGGCATGCAAGCCTACTACAATGaaacaaatatcatttttaaTATTCTTGTACCGAATGTCTCTGAAGAAGActattttttataccacatAATTCCTTTACCAATAAACATAACTAAGTTAATAATAACAGAACCATATATACTGTTTAATGAAAATTCCACACACCATCACAAAACACTTTGCCCATCGATCGAAGGAACATATTATTGCGGTATACCGATCCGACAGGAAGAAACCaaatactcgttatgtattggaAACTTAATAAACAATAAAGAAGCAAATTGCCCAATTAGTGACGTTGGAAAAAGGGAATCGATCACACAAGTGGAACAAAacctaatactttttatacactcACCAGAGACACTAATAAATTCTACTTGCAGTATCAAAACTCTCACAGTAAAAGACACAGCCCTTGTGCGTTTCCAGAACTGTGACGTCTCAATAAATGGTATAACATACCACGATGATACCGATGCATATTGGGATCAACTCCACATACCCCCGTTACCAAACAGCAACATTTCCGTAAACTCCACAATCGAAATACTTAGTCTTCAAAAACTCGAGGATTTCAACTTTCTAACCAACAACAGAATTAGCAACCTGGAAATAACCACTACAACAGTTCACTcagtcacaacaacaacaacattagtatGCACAATAGTAGTCATTACCATACTCATCATTGTCATTAAACGAAAAAATACGTACAAACACCACTTTCCACCTCCACAGCCTATCACTCCGACCACAACATCTTCATTGTGGCCGTCGCTCTATCTTAAGGGGGGAGgagttacgacacccaccttattgtctccaccaaaaccagttacgacacccaccttattgtctccaccaaaaccagttacgacacccaccttattatctccaccaaaaccaccgAGAACGTTAACctattgatttaggtcataattaacgctgaataaccaataaatatatttgtctcatataaccaatatcattgttaacaccaactaattaataagaaattgttttgtaacttttattgtataattccaagaaatctagcttttactttaatcatcatttattatattgtaacttagttttctttaagatttaaaatgaaaataaaaattattctttgttcagacttcaaattgcaaagagttatttttttttttttaaccacggAGGTTCCACCATCCTTATCTCGCATGATGCTTAACTGCACAGCTCAGGTAAATAGAGGAAAATGTAAAAGGcggattttcatttttaaataagaatttgtgTCCGTAATAAACCACTAAAGGTTTCTAAGGGCATTTTAATTAGAGTTTCTAACATGGATCCATTTATCCTATATAAAGTGAAGTCATAAATCAAACGTTCTTGTATTATGATATTCTAAGTTTTTAATCATGTGATTATTGTACGACTGACAAACAACGTTTTTGAAAAGCACCTTTATAATTGCATTTAAGCTGTGTTTAGTATTACTGAGAGAAAAATGGATTTAATCATCTCTGTTACAAAATCTGTCAACCTAAgtttatattaaataaaattttaagtaaaaacttgttaattcattaaatttattcaattatactcaaatttgagaaattcatgaactattttgaacgaatatttattcaaattgaGGAATATAGGCTTATAGGTAGCGTTGAACCCAATATAATAACATGTTTATGAAAACGTTGTTTGCTATAGGATTATGTAACTGTTGAGAAGAAACTTGGTTAAGTAAAATGATTTCCCAAACAAAAGTTAATGAACTAATTGCCACTAATTTCAGATGTGTATAACTTACCACAAACTTGCATATTTTCcttgttttaatcaaaatttaaccaaattagattaaaatttgctAACTTATTTGGAATAAGTGTTCTACTTTATTTTATGCGCATCATTTTTCTAAGTGCAgcgatgtaaaaatttctcctcaAAGAGTTGTCGCGCTGCGGcttgccgttcagactcggctatcaatgagcttaaaacttgaatcggacagcactcattgatatgtgagaagtttgcccctgttccataatggaatgttcatagcaaatttgcattgcaaaaCATAGTGAAAATTATTTAAACCTGCCATCTTGCTGGTTTTGTGGGTAAAACCTCTTGCTGGacactcaaaaattaataaacttctttcttcttgctctgattggttgaagcaaatttgccgaaaatttaCAATGTCATTGCGAATCGAATTTTCTTTgccctgtttacaaattttgacatatcaagttcccaaaaaaaaaaaaaaacgctttgTTGTACCAATTCGCCGATGCGTCCATTTTGTAAATACACCGTGGGTTGATATAAAATACAAATAGCTATTGGTTACTATGATAATAAATTTACATTAAGTGTATTAAGACTAAAGTAATAAACATTGAGTAATTGTAATGCGTATGCATTATGTGTATCTATCTTGTACCAaggaatatctacaatttcatgcgGCATAAAAGCCTGCTGACTCACCTCTCCTGTTGGTATCCGTTCTTCTCCCTGGACTGTGGTGTGCATTGGCATCACCATCAAGCGCATAACCTTGCAGCTGACCACGGCCCGGACTATGTCTGTAAGGGCCTCTTTCCCCAAGGCCACTACCGCTGAAACGAGAAATCgctttatatgtgagctacacCCAGATAAATTAGTCGTCTAATATCAGtgaacactgtc includes:
- the LOC131996944 gene encoding G8 domain-containing protein DDB_G0286311-like, which encodes MLGMQAYYNETNIIFNILVPNVSEEDYFLYHIIPLPINITKLIITEPYILFNENSTHHHKTLCPSIEGTYYCGIPIRQEETKYSLCIGNLINNKEANCPISDVGKRESITQVEQNLILFIHSPETLINSTCSIKTLTVKDTALVRFQNCDVSINGITYHDDTDAYWDQLHIPPLPNSNISVNSTIEILSLQKLEDFNFLTNNRISNLEITTTTVHSVTTTTTLPITPTTTSSLWPSLYLKGGGVTTPTLLSPPKPVTTPTLLSPPKPVTTPTLLSPPKPPRTLTY